Proteins from one Ciconia boyciana chromosome 26, ASM3463844v1, whole genome shotgun sequence genomic window:
- the PEX11B gene encoding peroxisomal membrane protein 11B, with product METWVRFSAQSQAKERLFRAAQYACALAGDTLRRNGASAGVLASVRQLEAHLSLGRKLLRLGSSAEALEAAKRAIHLSDMVLRFCVTLSHLNRAMYFACDNVLWAGKAGLVPSVDQEKWGQRSFRYYLFALVVNLSRDAYEIRILMEREAGGKRAKGSENGRQLRADNGLQQLGLRLQIQLRLLIHVLRNNPPLLLDVVKNACDLFIPLDKLGLYKTNPGFVGLCGLTSSILSILTILHPWLKLKP from the exons atgGAGACCTGGGTGCGCTTCAGCGCCCAGAGCCAGGCCAAGGAGCGTCTCTTCAG GGCCGCGCAGTACGCCTGTGCGCTGGCGGGGGACACGCTGCGGAGGAACGGGGCGAGCGCCGGGGTCCTGGCCAGCGTTCGGCAGCTGGAGGCTCACCTCAGCCTGGGCCGCAAGC TGCTGCGCCTGGGCAGCTCGGCCGAGGCGTTGGAGGCGGCGAAACGAGCCATCCACCTGTCGGACATGGTGCTGCGGTTCTGCGTCACCCTCAGCCACCTGAACAGGGCCATGTACTTCGCCTGCGACAACGTCCTCTGGGCGGGAAAGGCGGGGCTCGTCCCCAGCGTGGACCAGGAGAAGTGGGGCCAGAGGTCCTTCAG GTATTACCTCTTTGCCCTCGTCGTGAACCTGAGCCGGGACGCCTACGAGATCCGGATCCTGATGGAGCGCGAGGCGGGCGGGAAGCGAGCGAAAGGCAGCGAGAACGGGCGCCAGCTCCGGGCTGACAAcgggctccagcagctggggctgaggctgcagATCCAGCTCCGGCTTCTGATCCACGTCCTTCGGAACAaccctcctctgctgctggacGTGGTGAAAAACGCCTGCGACCTTTTTATCCCCCTGGACAAGTTGGGGCTGTACAAAACCAACCCGGGCTTTGTGGGGCTGTGCGGCCTCAcctcctccatcctctccaTCCTCACCATCCTTCATCCCTGGCTCAAACTGAAGCCTTAG